One stretch of Candidatus Baltobacteraceae bacterium DNA includes these proteins:
- a CDS encoding transglutaminase family protein, whose protein sequence is MQFTIRHQTTYRYAGPIHESYTVCHLQPFSDVEQYCTQFELNSVPRTKVFSYKDRFGNRVHHFSVVPEHALLAISTRSTVVTARTENAAQASADASRRALLADAQLVSLYDFLQPSPLIEFGPDLAALSGDIGEPSEDLLDWYLHAGTYIKENFEYVKRATNVRTTVAESVRLRAGVCQDFAHVLIALCRHNAIPARYVSGYIFSGQADSVLGAEASHAWCEAYLPPLGWVGYDPTNAKLVNDFFVKIAIGRDYRDVSPVRGVYKGLAQSTMSVNVAMDELYDAAREVELEALYEQQQQQQ, encoded by the coding sequence GTGCAGTTCACGATCCGTCATCAAACGACGTACCGCTACGCGGGGCCGATTCACGAAAGCTATACGGTCTGTCACTTGCAGCCGTTCAGCGACGTCGAGCAGTATTGCACGCAGTTCGAGCTCAACAGCGTTCCGCGCACAAAAGTCTTCTCGTATAAGGATCGTTTCGGCAATCGAGTGCATCATTTTTCCGTTGTCCCGGAGCATGCGCTGCTCGCGATTTCGACCCGCTCGACGGTCGTTACGGCGCGGACCGAAAATGCGGCGCAGGCTTCGGCCGATGCATCGCGGCGCGCGTTGCTGGCCGACGCGCAGTTGGTGTCACTGTACGATTTTCTGCAGCCGAGCCCACTCATAGAGTTCGGACCCGATCTCGCCGCGCTTTCCGGCGACATCGGTGAGCCGTCGGAAGACCTGCTCGACTGGTACCTTCACGCGGGAACGTATATCAAAGAGAATTTCGAATATGTGAAGCGTGCGACCAACGTACGCACCACCGTTGCGGAGTCTGTCCGCTTGCGCGCCGGCGTCTGTCAGGATTTCGCCCATGTACTGATTGCGCTATGCCGGCACAACGCGATTCCCGCGCGTTACGTCAGCGGCTACATCTTCAGCGGACAGGCCGATTCGGTGCTCGGCGCGGAAGCTTCGCATGCCTGGTGCGAAGCGTATCTTCCGCCTTTAGGTTGGGTCGGGTACGATCCGACGAACGCGAAGCTGGTCAACGACTTCTTCGTCAAGATCGCGATCGGCCGCGACTATCGCGACGTCAGTCCGGTTCGCGGCGTGTACAAGGGTCTCGCGCAAAGCACGATGTCCGTCAACGTCGCGATGGACGAGCTTTACGATGCTGCCCGTGAGGTCGAGCTTGAGGCACTTTACGAGCAACAACAACAGCAGCAGTAG
- a CDS encoding alpha-E domain-containing protein yields MLSRVAESLWWLSRNLERAETLARILDVNYSRTMDRYSGRESLRHWKVVLDVAGMQTDLDLIPEASVPATALHYCTFSRENRTSIVSCVQIARSNALYVRSELSSEMWEAINGLYLFVEASSPKTLAREGPSSFLRHVRDVAQALGGIIDATLVRDELWDFLHMGQHFERAYVTSRVLRAQAGSDLASEVQTVLQMCCASEPFARLPHSIPEPDRVIAFLLLDATFPRSVRYALREVDGSLHRVSGTLAGTFSNDAERVLGRLLAMLDFAHAGEIASEGVAGFAQVICRRLDELSSATERIYFPRIPVAV; encoded by the coding sequence ATGTTGAGCCGCGTCGCCGAATCGCTGTGGTGGTTGAGCCGGAATCTCGAACGTGCGGAGACGCTGGCGCGCATTCTCGACGTCAACTATTCGCGAACGATGGATCGCTATAGCGGCCGCGAGTCGCTGCGGCATTGGAAAGTCGTGCTGGACGTGGCAGGGATGCAGACCGATTTGGATCTCATTCCGGAAGCAAGCGTCCCAGCGACAGCACTCCATTATTGTACGTTTTCGCGCGAAAACCGCACGTCGATTGTTTCGTGCGTCCAAATCGCGCGCTCGAATGCGCTCTACGTCCGTTCCGAGCTTTCCAGCGAGATGTGGGAAGCGATCAACGGATTGTATCTCTTCGTCGAAGCGTCGTCACCGAAGACCCTCGCGCGCGAAGGTCCGTCGTCGTTTCTGAGGCACGTCCGTGACGTCGCGCAAGCGCTCGGCGGCATCATCGATGCAACGCTCGTCCGCGACGAGCTGTGGGATTTCTTACACATGGGCCAACACTTCGAACGCGCCTACGTCACGAGTCGCGTCTTGCGGGCTCAAGCCGGAAGCGATCTCGCCAGCGAAGTTCAAACCGTCTTGCAGATGTGCTGCGCGAGTGAGCCATTCGCGCGCCTCCCGCACTCGATTCCGGAGCCGGATCGCGTGATCGCCTTCCTGTTGCTCGACGCTACGTTTCCGCGCTCGGTTCGCTACGCACTGCGTGAGGTCGACGGCTCGCTACACCGTGTCTCGGGGACGCTGGCGGGGACGTTCAGCAACGACGCGGAGCGCGTCTTGGGACGTTTGCTCGCGATGCTTGATTTCGCGCACGCCGGCGAGATTGCAAGCGAAGGCGTCGCAGGTTTTGCGCAGGTCATATGCCGCCGGCTCGACGAGCTCTCGTCGGCGACCGAGCGAATCTATTTCCCGCGCATTCCGGTGGCGGTGTAG
- a CDS encoding circularly permuted type 2 ATP-grasp protein yields the protein MQGLFGVFDEFADERGQPWPHYDALAQSLSAIAEADIGHRLAQIDSALLQRGVTFTVYSDARGTERVLPFDPLPRIIPASEWAHIAAGIEQRVRALNAFLYDIYHEQRIVLARKIPAEIVFSSKFYTREMIGIEPQGGVYIHVSGIDLIRDGSGEYLVLEDNLRTPSGVAYVLENREILKRTFPQFFRDYTPLPVDDYPARLRAALTNVAPAGIEDPTIVILTPGIHNSAYFEHALLARRMGVELVEGQDLVVHDNIVYMKTTKGLARVDVIYRRVDDDFLDPLYFRPDSALGAAGIFDSYRAGNVTLANAVGTGVADDKAVYPHVPEMIRYYLGEEPLLPNVHTFDLTIDTQRRHVIENLERLVVKRTAASGGYGMLIGPASTRSEREVFAEAIEAHPRDFIAQPVIELSSHPTLIESEIAPRRVDLRPFVLYGRTIDCPPAALTRVALEAGSLVVNSSQGGGSKDTWILC from the coding sequence ATGCAAGGGCTTTTTGGGGTTTTTGACGAGTTCGCCGACGAACGCGGGCAGCCGTGGCCGCATTATGACGCGCTCGCCCAATCGCTCTCGGCGATCGCTGAGGCTGATATCGGTCATCGGCTCGCACAGATCGATTCGGCCCTCTTACAGCGCGGCGTTACATTCACGGTCTATTCGGATGCGCGCGGAACCGAGCGCGTGCTCCCCTTCGATCCATTGCCGCGCATCATTCCTGCAAGTGAATGGGCGCATATCGCAGCCGGGATCGAACAGCGCGTTCGCGCGCTCAACGCCTTCCTTTATGACATCTATCACGAACAGCGCATCGTCCTCGCGCGCAAGATTCCGGCGGAGATCGTCTTCTCGTCGAAATTCTATACTCGTGAGATGATCGGGATCGAGCCGCAAGGAGGCGTCTATATTCACGTTTCGGGGATCGACTTGATCCGCGACGGCTCCGGCGAATATCTCGTACTCGAGGACAATCTGCGTACGCCTTCGGGTGTAGCCTACGTTCTCGAAAATCGCGAGATCCTCAAGCGCACGTTTCCACAGTTTTTCCGCGATTACACGCCGCTGCCCGTTGACGATTACCCTGCGCGATTGCGCGCCGCGCTTACGAACGTAGCGCCGGCCGGCATCGAGGATCCGACGATCGTAATCTTGACGCCGGGCATTCACAATTCGGCGTATTTCGAACACGCATTGCTGGCCCGCCGGATGGGCGTCGAGCTCGTCGAGGGTCAGGATCTCGTCGTCCACGACAACATCGTGTACATGAAGACGACAAAGGGTCTGGCGCGCGTCGACGTCATCTACCGCCGGGTCGACGACGACTTTTTAGATCCGCTGTATTTCCGTCCGGATTCGGCGCTCGGTGCGGCGGGGATCTTCGACTCGTATCGCGCCGGGAACGTCACGCTCGCAAACGCCGTCGGTACCGGCGTCGCCGACGATAAAGCGGTTTATCCGCACGTTCCGGAAATGATCCGCTATTATTTGGGCGAGGAGCCGCTGCTCCCAAACGTGCACACCTTCGATCTTACAATAGATACTCAGCGCCGGCACGTGATCGAGAATCTCGAACGGCTCGTCGTCAAGCGCACCGCAGCATCCGGCGGCTACGGGATGTTGATCGGACCCGCGTCGACGCGATCCGAGCGTGAAGTTTTTGCGGAAGCCATCGAAGCGCATCCGCGCGACTTCATTGCGCAGCCGGTCATAGAGCTCTCGTCGCACCCAACGTTGATCGAAAGCGAGATCGCGCCACGGCGCGTCGATCTGCGGCCCTTCGTCTTATACGGGCGGACGATCGATTGTCCACCAGCGGCGCTGACGCGCGTCGCGCTCGAAGCCGGTTCGCTGGTCGTGAATTCGTCGCAAGGCGGCGGCAGCAAGGACACGTGGATTCTATGTTGA
- a CDS encoding aminotransferase class III-fold pyridoxal phosphate-dependent enzyme: MLATSSESISQKHARFVLSPWVAQKGAQPPVIVRARGSTLYDVDGKEYIDMTAGLVAVNLGHGNTHVIEAIKEQAERVAFAPPSWANDKRAELAERLVEMVGWPNGGRVLFTTGGADAIDDVSKIMRLALGRNKILSAYRSFHGSTAGAGSLTGESRRWAAEPGVPGVVRFFAPYPYRSPFSTNDPKEETQRALEHLELILGYEDPQRVAAILIEPVVGSNGIIVYPDGYLAGLRKICDKYGIALIFDEVMTGFGRTGRAFAAHTFGVMPDAIVFAKGVTSAYVPLGGVILREELAKHFDNNVLWAGHTYSGHPLAMAAGLATLGAYRDENVFERAAALEGPLRKGLDELARKHKSIGEVRGVGAFFALELVKDRTTREPVVPWQSSQPSAMAAFNSGLRQRGAWVLVRYNFAAIAPPLTIEPSELARGFEALDGALGDLEKALASA, from the coding sequence ATGCTCGCCACGTCGTCGGAATCGATCTCGCAAAAGCACGCTCGCTTCGTCCTATCCCCTTGGGTCGCCCAAAAAGGCGCGCAACCGCCTGTTATCGTGCGAGCGCGCGGCTCGACGCTCTATGACGTCGACGGCAAAGAGTACATCGACATGACTGCCGGCCTTGTCGCCGTCAACCTCGGGCATGGAAACACGCATGTCATCGAGGCGATCAAAGAACAAGCCGAGCGCGTCGCCTTCGCACCGCCGAGCTGGGCGAACGATAAGCGTGCGGAGCTCGCCGAGCGGCTCGTCGAGATGGTCGGATGGCCGAATGGCGGCCGCGTCCTTTTCACGACGGGCGGCGCCGATGCTATCGACGACGTCAGCAAGATCATGCGGCTCGCCCTGGGCCGCAACAAAATTCTGAGCGCCTACCGTTCCTTTCACGGTTCGACTGCCGGAGCGGGTTCGCTGACCGGCGAGAGCCGCCGCTGGGCCGCCGAACCGGGCGTCCCAGGTGTCGTGCGTTTCTTCGCGCCGTATCCGTATCGCAGTCCGTTCTCGACGAACGATCCGAAAGAAGAAACGCAGCGCGCGCTCGAACATCTCGAGCTGATTCTCGGATACGAAGATCCACAGCGCGTCGCCGCGATTTTGATCGAACCCGTCGTCGGCAGCAACGGCATCATCGTTTATCCCGACGGCTATCTCGCCGGCCTGCGCAAGATTTGCGATAAGTACGGCATCGCGCTGATCTTCGATGAAGTCATGACCGGCTTCGGACGAACCGGTAGAGCGTTCGCCGCCCACACCTTCGGCGTGATGCCCGATGCGATCGTCTTTGCAAAAGGCGTCACCTCGGCGTACGTACCGCTGGGCGGCGTGATTTTGCGCGAAGAGCTTGCCAAACACTTCGACAACAATGTCCTCTGGGCCGGACATACGTATTCGGGTCATCCGCTGGCAATGGCGGCCGGCCTTGCAACGCTCGGTGCATATCGCGACGAAAACGTCTTCGAGAGAGCCGCGGCGCTCGAGGGTCCGCTGCGCAAAGGCCTCGACGAACTGGCCCGCAAGCACAAATCGATCGGCGAGGTGCGCGGCGTTGGTGCGTTCTTCGCTCTCGAGCTGGTCAAGGATCGCACCACGCGCGAACCGGTCGTGCCGTGGCAGAGCTCGCAGCCGAGCGCAATGGCGGCCTTCAACTCCGGCTTGCGCCAACGCGGCGCGTGGGTGCTGGTGCGCTACAACTTCGCCGCCATCGCGCCGCCGCTCACGATCGAGCCATCCGAGCTCGCGCGAGGCTTCGAAGCACTCGACGGTGCGCTCGGCGATCTCGAAAAAGCACTCGCAAGCGCATGA
- a CDS encoding CoA-acylating methylmalonate-semialdehyde dehydrogenase, translated as MSSATSVASNEIVVTNPANGKELGRVSRADAPAVDRAVRKAAEAFSSWSQIPVVERTRRFFKLQVLLDEHLDELATLVANENGKMFADARGEVRRGIECVEFACGMPSLLMGDSLEGIARGIDSNTIRQPLGVCVGVTPFNFPTMIPAWMFPIAIAAGNTFIIKPSPQTPLSAERLLHFFNQCGFPEDVLQVVHGDADVVEALIKHELTAAVSFVGSSAIARRVQSLAVEHHKRVTALGGAKNFLIVMPDGVNDATLDGILGSAFGAAGERCLAGSVVIAVGEAGDKLVPMLQNATSKMKVAAWETDGAQMGPVISEQARTRIVGYIENGLRTSDLVADGRKNVPSEGSFVGPTIFDRVDPTSPLARDEIFGPVLSIVRVPTLEAAIELANRSAYGNASSIFTQSGAAAQTFAHSIAAGMVGINVGVAAPMAFFPFGGIKESIFGDMRMHGKDGVAFYTQQKVVITRW; from the coding sequence ATGAGCTCCGCCACGAGCGTGGCGAGCAATGAAATCGTCGTCACCAATCCCGCGAACGGCAAAGAGCTCGGGCGCGTCAGCCGAGCTGACGCTCCCGCAGTCGACCGCGCCGTTCGCAAAGCGGCCGAAGCGTTTTCGTCTTGGAGCCAGATCCCGGTCGTCGAGCGCACGCGTCGCTTCTTTAAACTCCAGGTGCTCCTCGATGAGCATCTGGACGAGCTTGCGACGCTCGTTGCCAACGAAAACGGAAAGATGTTTGCGGATGCCCGCGGCGAGGTGCGGCGCGGAATCGAGTGCGTCGAGTTCGCGTGCGGGATGCCGTCGCTGCTCATGGGGGATTCGCTCGAAGGAATCGCGCGCGGAATCGACTCGAACACGATTCGTCAACCACTCGGCGTCTGCGTCGGCGTCACGCCCTTCAATTTCCCAACGATGATCCCGGCGTGGATGTTCCCGATTGCAATCGCAGCCGGCAATACGTTTATCATCAAACCGTCGCCGCAAACTCCGCTCTCGGCCGAACGCCTTCTACACTTCTTCAATCAGTGCGGTTTCCCCGAAGACGTGCTGCAAGTCGTGCACGGCGACGCCGACGTCGTCGAAGCGTTGATCAAGCACGAGTTGACGGCTGCCGTTTCGTTTGTCGGAAGCTCGGCGATCGCGCGACGCGTGCAATCCCTTGCAGTCGAGCATCACAAGCGCGTCACGGCGCTCGGCGGCGCGAAGAATTTCTTGATCGTGATGCCCGACGGCGTCAACGACGCCACGCTCGACGGAATTCTCGGCTCCGCGTTCGGCGCGGCCGGCGAGCGCTGCTTGGCGGGGTCGGTCGTGATCGCCGTCGGCGAAGCCGGCGACAAACTCGTTCCGATGTTGCAAAATGCCACATCAAAGATGAAAGTCGCGGCCTGGGAAACCGACGGCGCGCAGATGGGACCTGTTATCTCGGAGCAAGCCCGCACGCGCATCGTCGGCTACATCGAGAACGGACTGCGCACGAGCGACCTCGTCGCCGACGGCCGTAAGAACGTTCCGTCCGAAGGCAGCTTCGTCGGTCCGACCATCTTCGACCGTGTCGATCCTACATCGCCGCTTGCGCGTGACGAAATCTTTGGTCCGGTTCTTTCGATCGTGCGCGTTCCGACGCTCGAGGCCGCAATCGAACTCGCGAACCGCTCGGCCTACGGCAACGCGTCGTCGATCTTTACGCAAAGCGGCGCTGCAGCTCAGACGTTCGCGCATTCGATTGCGGCCGGGATGGTCGGCATCAACGTCGGCGTCGCAGCACCGATGGCGTTCTTCCCGTTCGGCGGCATCAAAGAATCGATCTTCGGCGACATGCGGATGCACGGCAAAGACGGCGTCGCCTTTTACACGCAGCAAAAGGTCGTTATTACGCGCTGGTGA
- a CDS encoding amidohydrolase: MSSNRLRIFGARRIVAQDRRIEPEAFATFGEWIIDSGGFMLLQDRYPRAEIVELDGVVVPGFNDAHAHLAMAAEDLLHLDFSIKSVHSLAEIKARIRSEAAVRPTSEWIRGSRYDDAKMVEGRLLTRADLDEVAPDHPVLVLQVAGHWGVANSRALALGGINEETQPPDGGAFGRDAAGKLNGVLYEQAIFNFAYPSVAHGEKSVAPPSTDAERLHGLNRAQTMFLAAGITSMGDALCGPADIALFAEAERLGDLKLRLNAMLAVDHYEKLHALGVRTGFGNTRLRIGGIKSFVDGAIGGRTCLLAEPFEGTDYYGMQTTPTDELREIVRRSQSDGNRLCVHCNGDRALDILLGAFEDAANEFPRPGLRHRIEHCSVINEEILQRIKRLDACAIPFAGYVAYHGSKLIEWYGEKRLERMFAHSWFLREGITVAGSSDYPCGPFEPLYGMQSMVTRRADDGPELGVNQCVSPQEALAIYTLGSAEAAGDLGIKGRLAPGYLADFVLLEDDPLTVAPSRIASIPIRATYVGAERVWSSD; this comes from the coding sequence GTGAGCTCGAACCGGCTTCGCATATTCGGAGCGCGCCGGATCGTGGCGCAAGACCGCCGCATTGAACCGGAGGCTTTCGCAACGTTCGGTGAGTGGATCATCGACTCGGGCGGCTTCATGCTCTTGCAAGACCGTTATCCGCGCGCCGAGATCGTCGAGCTCGACGGCGTCGTCGTTCCGGGATTCAACGACGCTCACGCGCACCTCGCAATGGCGGCCGAGGATCTCTTGCACCTCGACTTCTCAATCAAGTCCGTTCACTCACTCGCCGAGATCAAAGCGCGCATCCGAAGCGAAGCCGCCGTTCGCCCGACTTCGGAATGGATTCGCGGCAGCCGCTACGACGACGCGAAGATGGTCGAGGGCCGGCTACTCACGCGCGCGGATCTCGATGAAGTCGCGCCCGATCATCCGGTGCTCGTTTTGCAGGTCGCGGGGCACTGGGGCGTTGCGAATTCGCGTGCGCTTGCGCTCGGCGGCATCAATGAAGAGACTCAACCTCCGGACGGCGGCGCATTTGGACGCGACGCCGCCGGAAAACTGAACGGCGTCCTCTACGAGCAAGCAATCTTCAACTTCGCGTATCCCTCGGTCGCGCACGGAGAGAAAAGCGTCGCACCGCCCAGCACTGACGCCGAACGATTACACGGGCTCAATCGCGCGCAAACGATGTTCCTCGCCGCAGGGATAACGTCGATGGGCGATGCGCTTTGCGGTCCCGCCGACATCGCGCTCTTTGCGGAAGCCGAGCGTCTCGGCGATCTCAAGCTGCGGCTCAATGCGATGCTGGCCGTCGATCACTACGAGAAGCTGCACGCCCTGGGCGTTCGCACCGGCTTCGGAAACACACGTCTGCGGATCGGAGGGATAAAATCGTTCGTCGACGGCGCGATCGGAGGTCGGACCTGTCTCTTGGCCGAGCCGTTCGAAGGTACCGACTACTACGGAATGCAGACCACGCCGACCGATGAGCTGCGCGAGATCGTGCGGCGCAGTCAGTCCGACGGAAACAGACTATGCGTCCACTGCAACGGCGACCGCGCGCTCGACATACTGCTCGGCGCGTTCGAAGACGCGGCGAACGAATTTCCGCGGCCCGGACTGCGGCATCGCATCGAACACTGCAGCGTCATAAACGAAGAAATTCTCCAGCGCATCAAGCGCTTGGACGCCTGTGCCATCCCGTTCGCGGGCTACGTCGCGTATCACGGCAGCAAGCTGATCGAATGGTACGGCGAAAAACGGCTGGAGCGCATGTTCGCGCACAGCTGGTTTCTGCGCGAGGGGATTACCGTTGCCGGATCGAGCGATTATCCGTGCGGACCGTTCGAGCCGCTCTACGGCATGCAGAGCATGGTGACGCGGCGCGCCGACGACGGCCCGGAGCTCGGCGTGAACCAGTGCGTCAGCCCACAGGAGGCGCTTGCAATCTACACGCTGGGCTCTGCGGAGGCCGCCGGAGACCTCGGAATCAAAGGCCGGCTCGCGCCCGGGTATCTCGCCGACTTCGTTTTGCTCGAAGACGATCCGCTGACGGTCGCGCCTTCGCGCATTGCTTCGATTCCGATCAGAGCAACATACGTTGGCGCCGAAAGGGTCTGGTCGAGCGACTAG
- a CDS encoding extracellular solute-binding protein, producing MARLDRRTFLELSAAGIGAATATGLPAEAIAAAEASPFKPEKGAQLQLLRWTEFVKGDRTAWEENTKKFTELTGVPVQIQWLNWPDVSPKAALAAQINSGPDLIMGWNSDAYLYPDKLVDVGDLVDYIQKKSGYVYPVARSYCYHDTLKRWISVPIGVPGNAMAYRKDWMEQAGFQSFPTDMDGMLALARAMKKQAHPCGFSLGHAVGDSQGWSHWNLWGHGGRQVNADNSPAIVSAETLSSIEYAQQLFETMIDGVASWGDANNNQAFLAGQISLTMNGISIWYVAKAQYPKLFPVTYNALPPLGPIKQRTQFSTFTHAYIWKYSKYPNAAKEYLRFMLDREQAGKWVTDMIGYITPAYRGFSKLPVWTSDPNVTPYRDVLDGARFDGWPGVPGRAAAQATDQFVLIDMYADVCINKMAPRAAMQKAENRLTQIYKSA from the coding sequence ATGGCGCGTCTTGACCGACGGACGTTTCTCGAACTTTCCGCTGCCGGTATCGGGGCAGCAACCGCAACCGGTCTTCCCGCGGAAGCAATCGCGGCCGCCGAGGCTTCACCATTCAAACCCGAAAAGGGCGCACAGCTGCAGCTCTTGCGTTGGACGGAGTTCGTCAAGGGCGATCGCACGGCGTGGGAAGAGAACACCAAGAAGTTTACGGAGCTGACCGGCGTCCCGGTGCAAATTCAGTGGCTGAATTGGCCGGATGTTTCGCCGAAAGCCGCACTCGCCGCGCAGATCAACTCCGGGCCCGATCTCATCATGGGCTGGAACAGCGACGCGTATCTGTATCCGGATAAGCTGGTCGATGTCGGCGATCTCGTCGATTACATTCAAAAGAAATCAGGTTACGTTTACCCGGTCGCGCGTTCGTATTGTTACCATGACACGCTCAAGCGTTGGATCAGCGTTCCGATCGGCGTCCCCGGCAATGCCATGGCGTATCGCAAGGACTGGATGGAGCAAGCCGGCTTTCAGAGTTTCCCTACCGACATGGACGGAATGCTCGCCCTTGCACGCGCGATGAAGAAACAGGCACACCCGTGCGGCTTCTCGCTCGGCCATGCCGTCGGCGACAGTCAGGGCTGGTCGCATTGGAACCTGTGGGGACACGGCGGGCGTCAAGTGAACGCCGACAACTCGCCGGCGATCGTTTCCGCCGAGACGCTGTCATCGATCGAATACGCGCAGCAGCTCTTCGAGACGATGATCGACGGCGTCGCATCGTGGGGCGATGCAAACAACAACCAGGCATTCCTCGCCGGCCAAATTTCACTAACGATGAACGGCATCAGCATCTGGTACGTCGCCAAAGCGCAGTATCCGAAACTCTTCCCTGTGACGTACAACGCGCTTCCGCCGCTGGGTCCGATCAAGCAGCGCACGCAATTTAGCACGTTCACGCACGCCTACATTTGGAAGTACAGCAAATATCCGAACGCTGCTAAGGAATACTTGCGGTTCATGCTCGATCGGGAGCAGGCAGGTAAGTGGGTGACCGACATGATCGGCTATATCACGCCCGCCTATCGCGGGTTTTCGAAGCTTCCGGTTTGGACCTCGGATCCGAACGTCACGCCGTACCGCGACGTACTCGACGGCGCGCGCTTCGACGGCTGGCCAGGAGTCCCCGGACGCGCCGCAGCCCAAGCTACGGATCAGTTCGTGCTGATCGACATGTACGCCGACGTCTGCATCAACAAGATGGCGCCGCGCGCTGCTATGCAAAAAGCCGAAAACCGACTCACGCAAATCTATAAATCGGCCTAG
- a CDS encoding sugar ABC transporter permease, which translates to MPAVLILGGLLAYPLFLGVWLSLTNTVLGSPGQFVGFQNYIDLISDPTYRGAAMFSIAYTFFAEIGKVSLGLILALIVNQKFAGYRIARAMMLMPYVAPTVLSALAWLWLFDPQFSAISWLLMKIHLIHAPINFVGSPTHAQISVIVVNIWRGLPYFAIGYLAGLQGINKDLLEAAAIDGASAWQSFWRITWPLLLPVTTILVSFSAIFTLTDFQLIWTITRGGPTDATQVFTTLAYQRAITGGSLGQGAAVAISPIIFMIFFAWFVVRSVREERATA; encoded by the coding sequence GTGCCGGCCGTCCTAATTTTGGGCGGCCTGCTCGCATATCCACTGTTCCTCGGCGTTTGGTTGAGCCTGACGAACACGGTGCTCGGATCGCCCGGCCAGTTCGTAGGATTTCAGAACTACATCGACCTCATCTCCGATCCGACGTATCGCGGTGCGGCGATGTTCTCAATAGCCTACACGTTCTTCGCAGAGATCGGAAAAGTCAGTCTCGGACTAATCCTGGCGCTGATCGTGAACCAGAAGTTCGCCGGCTATCGTATTGCCCGCGCAATGATGTTGATGCCGTACGTCGCGCCGACGGTTCTCAGCGCCTTGGCTTGGCTGTGGCTCTTCGATCCGCAGTTTAGCGCCATCAGCTGGCTGCTGATGAAAATCCACCTCATCCATGCGCCGATCAATTTCGTCGGTTCGCCGACGCACGCTCAGATTTCGGTGATCGTCGTGAACATCTGGCGTGGACTTCCGTACTTTGCGATCGGATATCTGGCCGGCTTGCAAGGCATCAATAAGGACTTGCTCGAGGCGGCTGCCATCGACGGCGCATCGGCTTGGCAATCGTTCTGGCGGATTACGTGGCCGCTGCTCTTGCCGGTGACGACGATTTTGGTGTCGTTCTCCGCGATCTTCACGCTGACCGATTTTCAGTTGATCTGGACGATCACGCGCGGTGGTCCGACGGATGCAACGCAAGTCTTTACCACGCTCGCATATCAACGCGCGATCACCGGAGGATCGCTCGGACAAGGCGCCGCCGTTGCGATCTCGCCGATCATCTTCATGATCTTCTTTGCCTGGTTCGTCGTGCGCTCGGTCCGTGAGGAGCGGGCGACCGCATGA
- a CDS encoding carbohydrate ABC transporter permease produces MNRVRALRIYVPLAFYAVFLLLPFYWMLATTFKINQELLVTPNPFLIYHWTLEHVVNLLTQTRYLTWFGNTLALSIGAMLLSVSVSYITAYAIIRLRFPGSQAFGTAIFLAYIVPPAILFIPLATVLIQLHWFDKLWALIPIYATFLIPFCTWVLIGFLKSIPRELEEAARVDGASNLMIMWRIILPIAVPGIITTAIFSFTLSWNEYLYALVYMSSPENKTVSVGMTSELISGDVFQWGQLMAGALIGIIPALLAYFFFAEYYVAGMSGSLKD; encoded by the coding sequence ATGAACCGCGTACGCGCGCTGCGGATTTACGTGCCGCTGGCATTCTACGCGGTCTTTTTGCTACTGCCGTTCTACTGGATGCTCGCGACTACGTTCAAGATAAATCAGGAGCTGCTGGTTACGCCCAACCCGTTTCTGATCTATCACTGGACGCTCGAGCACGTCGTCAATCTGCTAACCCAGACGCGCTATCTTACGTGGTTCGGTAACACGCTGGCTCTCTCGATCGGAGCGATGCTGCTCAGCGTTTCGGTCTCCTATATCACTGCATACGCAATCATCCGCCTACGCTTCCCGGGAAGTCAGGCCTTCGGCACCGCAATTTTTCTTGCGTACATCGTCCCGCCCGCGATCTTGTTCATCCCGCTTGCGACCGTTCTAATCCAGCTCCACTGGTTCGACAAGCTGTGGGCGCTGATCCCGATCTACGCGACGTTCTTGATCCCGTTCTGCACGTGGGTGCTGATCGGATTTCTGAAGTCGATTCCGCGTGAGCTCGAGGAAGCCGCGCGCGTCGACGGCGCGAGCAATCTCATGATCATGTGGCGGATCATCCTCCCGATCGCGGTACCCGGGATTATCACGACCGCTATCTTCTCGTTCACGTTGTCGTGGAACGAATATCTGTACGCGCTCGTCTACATGTCGTCGCCCGAGAACAAAACCGTCTCGGTCGGGATGACGTCGGAACTGATCAGCGGCGACGTATTTCAGTGGGGCCAATTGATGGCCGGTGCATTGATCGGGATCATCCCGGCGCTCTTAGCGTACTTCTTCTTTGCAGAATATTACGTCGCCGGGATGTCCGGATCACTTAAGGACTAG